The Brasilonema sennae CENA114 genome includes a region encoding these proteins:
- a CDS encoding DUF433 domain-containing protein: MNSTTGLLTRITQTPGQCGGRPCIRGMRIRVTDILEMLAENVSVTEILEDFPDLELADIQACLLFAAKRTDFPRLTA, encoded by the coding sequence ATGAATTCAACGACGGGCTTGCTAACTCGCATAACCCAAACCCCTGGTCAGTGTGGTGGTCGTCCCTGCATTCGAGGGATGCGAATTCGAGTTACCGATATTTTAGAAATGTTGGCTGAAAACGTTAGTGTTACTGAAATTTTAGAAGATTTCCCCGATTTGGAACTGGCAGATATTCAAGCTTGCCTGCTCTTCGCCGCAAAACGCACTGATTTTCCCAGACTGACAGCATGA
- a CDS encoding XisI protein, translating into MAVERYRQIIQQLILERAQRRSPLEEIEIQAILDTERDHYLLLHTGWRGNRRTHGCSLHLDIKDGKIWIQHDGTEVGIATQLLELGVPKEDIVLAFHSPYMRQFTEFATS; encoded by the coding sequence ATGGCTGTAGAGAGATATCGTCAAATCATCCAACAGTTAATTTTAGAACGGGCACAGAGGCGATCGCCTTTAGAAGAAATCGAGATACAAGCGATTCTGGATACTGAGCGCGACCATTACCTTTTGCTACATACAGGCTGGCGTGGTAATCGTCGGACACATGGATGCAGTCTACATCTCGATATCAAAGACGGCAAAATCTGGATTCAGCATGATGGGACAGAAGTAGGAATTGCTACACAACTGCTAGAATTGGGTGTACCAAAAGAAGATATCGTTTTGGCGTTTCACTCTCCTTATATGCGCCAATTTACGGAGTTTGCCACCAGCTGA
- a CDS encoding helicase-related protein, translating to MALPDYVDNNQHKLEDVLRSLVLDERQTNLDIATGFFRIEAWIRLEQAFNTLTHLRLLIGRDPTIRPAEGDRIDLTHYFRYDIQKQLETEKFKLQYKQQIDRLIAYLQQHHIHVRLYGAITENVQFLHAKAYIFDNYSIIGSSNFTPAGLSGNTELNVLNKTSVIAQDLRQNWFEKFWNDKSVDKEYKAKLIDALNASKFGSKAYTPYQVFLKALYELFKEDTLAQGSVRTSLELASFQQEGFERAVRLLERHRGCMVADAVGLGKTYIGLRVIDHYLIKDRRPSYVPRALVICPAQLRDLVWLKKLDEYGVKADVVSQEEISLKTFDNRRYNKYDIIVVDESHNFRNSATNRYRNLQKLIGSGKRNKQVLLLTATPINTSIYDLYHQILLLTRNTETYYREWDIPNLKTYFKALSKGDVEITELLFQSMVRRSRQDVIKRQLAGEEIYIAGQKIRFPKRELKQFTYNFEASFQGLYAGIANKIDELHLAPYNIKAFKKRKTNQEEDDIKRKDALVSLIKSLYLKRLESSLIAFESSICNQRDFQSRFFTFLQQGKLLDSKNFRKILAAQTDEEENISVEELINSLDEIDPNDYQIEELSSQIKSDINILNSIINTLQKIEKDVELGRDFDCKLAAFKHLLAYDLKGQKVLVFSYFKDTADYLYNQLLSDEDWLKTLAIDEDLPIIDKITGETPSKQREEKVTCFAPKANSQSQEEQQKIQGQEINILICTDVLSEGQNLQDAGVLVNYDLHWNPVRMIQRAGRIDRLGTSYEKLFIYNCFPEEGLEALLGLVRRLQARLAVIDKEVGLDASVLGEIISEKSLEELYRLKKAVTDADKEAILEELEQAADLASLDEMRLPLLEFFKQEGEEAAEEIPLGIHSTRHFYIPEARDGGIFMAFRAKDKHFWQFYPRINGVISLNPNQLVTDKRKIFNWIKCKAEDFPPPNKLLPVKFDNSIFDILEGALSNLMTNFKKQETSSQVKPKLSKILQKIYQVLTQFSPTHEDAAYQEVKRRVSKVITTVNLSIYERDMKVIWEKYVKHKDLNALVSELDEVFVDQDHYYQIEEEKELNSSKIIHSEDIQFVCYQWFQPR from the coding sequence ATGGCTCTCCCAGATTATGTAGACAATAATCAACATAAATTAGAAGATGTTTTGCGCTCGCTGGTTCTGGATGAGAGGCAAACAAACTTAGACATAGCGACTGGGTTTTTCCGGATTGAGGCATGGATACGGCTAGAGCAAGCTTTCAACACTTTAACTCACCTACGCCTGCTAATTGGTCGTGATCCCACGATTCGACCAGCAGAAGGCGATCGCATCGACCTAACCCACTACTTCCGTTATGATATTCAAAAGCAACTAGAAACAGAGAAATTCAAGTTGCAATACAAACAGCAAATTGACCGTTTAATTGCATATCTACAACAACACCATATCCATGTCAGACTTTATGGTGCTATAACTGAAAATGTGCAATTTCTCCACGCCAAAGCTTACATTTTTGACAACTACAGTATCATTGGTTCTAGTAACTTCACTCCTGCTGGATTGAGTGGTAATACAGAATTAAATGTTTTGAATAAAACATCAGTAATTGCTCAAGACCTTCGCCAAAATTGGTTTGAGAAATTCTGGAATGACAAAAGTGTTGATAAAGAGTACAAAGCCAAACTAATTGATGCTCTGAATGCCTCTAAATTTGGCAGTAAAGCTTATACACCCTATCAGGTCTTTTTAAAAGCACTTTACGAACTTTTTAAAGAAGACACTTTGGCACAAGGGAGCGTTCGCACAAGCTTAGAACTCGCTAGTTTTCAACAAGAAGGGTTTGAGCGTGCTGTAAGGTTGCTGGAGCGTCACCGGGGTTGTATGGTGGCAGATGCTGTAGGTTTGGGTAAAACTTATATCGGCTTGCGAGTGATTGACCACTACCTTATCAAAGACAGACGTCCTAGTTATGTACCTCGTGCGCTGGTGATATGTCCAGCCCAATTGCGGGATTTGGTGTGGCTCAAAAAGCTGGATGAGTACGGAGTTAAAGCAGATGTAGTTTCCCAGGAGGAAATTAGCCTTAAAACCTTCGATAACCGCCGCTACAACAAATATGACATCATCGTCGTCGATGAATCGCATAACTTTCGTAATAGTGCAACCAATCGATACCGAAATTTACAAAAGCTTATTGGCAGTGGTAAGCGAAACAAGCAGGTATTACTATTAACTGCAACGCCAATAAATACTAGCATTTATGACCTTTACCATCAAATTTTATTACTAACACGTAATACTGAAACATACTACCGAGAGTGGGACATTCCCAATCTAAAAACTTACTTTAAAGCTTTGAGCAAGGGTGATGTAGAGATTACTGAACTGCTTTTCCAATCAATGGTAAGGCGCTCTCGCCAGGATGTTATCAAGCGGCAGCTTGCTGGAGAAGAAATTTATATCGCTGGTCAAAAGATTCGCTTTCCCAAACGGGAATTAAAACAGTTTACCTATAATTTTGAAGCTAGTTTTCAGGGACTTTACGCTGGGATAGCAAATAAAATTGATGAATTGCATCTCGCTCCTTATAACATCAAAGCGTTTAAGAAGCGAAAAACTAATCAAGAAGAAGATGATATCAAGCGCAAAGACGCTCTTGTTAGCCTAATAAAGTCGCTGTATCTGAAGCGGCTAGAAAGTTCCCTGATTGCTTTTGAAAGTAGTATCTGCAATCAGAGGGATTTTCAATCAAGATTTTTTACATTTTTACAACAAGGTAAGCTGCTAGATAGTAAAAATTTTCGCAAGATTCTAGCAGCACAGACAGATGAAGAGGAAAATATTTCCGTCGAAGAACTTATCAACTCTTTAGATGAGATTGACCCCAATGATTACCAAATTGAGGAATTAAGTTCGCAAATTAAATCAGACATCAATATTCTCAACAGTATTATCAACACACTTCAGAAAATTGAAAAAGATGTAGAACTAGGACGTGATTTCGACTGCAAGCTAGCAGCATTCAAACATTTGTTAGCTTACGATCTGAAGGGGCAGAAAGTCTTGGTTTTCAGCTATTTCAAAGACACTGCTGATTATTTGTACAATCAGTTACTGTCAGATGAAGACTGGTTAAAGACACTAGCAATAGATGAAGACTTACCTATAATTGACAAAATCACTGGTGAAACTCCTAGCAAGCAAAGAGAGGAAAAAGTTACATGCTTTGCGCCTAAAGCTAACAGCCAAAGCCAGGAAGAACAGCAAAAGATTCAAGGTCAGGAAATTAATATTCTGATTTGCACTGACGTTTTATCTGAAGGACAAAATTTACAAGATGCTGGTGTTTTAGTTAACTATGACCTACATTGGAACCCGGTACGAATGATTCAGCGTGCTGGTCGAATTGACCGTTTAGGTACTAGCTACGAAAAATTATTTATTTATAACTGCTTTCCAGAAGAAGGTTTGGAGGCATTGCTCGGATTGGTACGACGATTACAAGCCCGACTTGCCGTGATTGATAAAGAAGTAGGATTAGACGCTAGCGTTTTAGGAGAAATCATTTCAGAGAAATCATTAGAAGAATTATACCGACTTAAGAAAGCAGTGACCGATGCAGATAAAGAAGCAATTTTAGAGGAACTTGAGCAAGCGGCTGATTTAGCGTCTCTTGATGAAATGCGTTTGCCCCTATTGGAATTTTTTAAACAAGAAGGAGAGGAAGCAGCTGAAGAAATTCCACTGGGGATTCACAGTACCCGCCATTTCTATATTCCTGAAGCTAGAGATGGAGGCATATTTATGGCATTTCGTGCTAAAGATAAGCACTTTTGGCAATTTTACCCTCGTATTAATGGTGTGATTTCGCTTAACCCAAATCAGTTAGTTACGGATAAGCGTAAAATTTTTAACTGGATCAAGTGTAAAGCTGAGGATTTTCCTCCTCCAAACAAACTGCTTCCGGTTAAGTTTGATAACTCTATCTTTGATATTTTAGAAGGGGCTTTAAGTAACTTGATGACAAACTTTAAAAAGCAGGAAACTAGCAGTCAAGTCAAACCTAAGCTAAGCAAGATTTTACAGAAAATTTATCAAGTTTTGACTCAATTTAGTCCAACACATGAAGATGCAGCATACCAGGAAGTTAAGCGACGGGTATCAAAGGTTATTACTACAGTTAACCTGAGTATCTACGAACGTGATATGAAAGTCATTTGGGAAAAATATGTTAAACATAAAGATTTAAATGCTTTGGTTTCTGAACTAGACGAGGTGTTTGTTGATCAAGACCATTATTACCAAATTGAAGAAGAGAAAGAATTAAACTCGTCGAAAATTATTCATTCAGAAGATATTCAGTTTGTTTGTTACCAGTGGTTTCAACCAAGATAG
- a CDS encoding relaxase/mobilization nuclease domain-containing protein has translation MIPVIYKKPNFLDTLKYVLEKDDAAIVDTNMMGTSPHQFNEQFLSTKYTNKAVKRQCAHLIIAIAHRRDYHEHLSDSQYSYVAREYLKDMGYLPAYESPHATSQFVAVRHHDRDHEHLHIIASRIRLDGSLVNDSYDYFNSQVSTRRIAAQLGLEVTPTTNEAVASRLEQEYGITALTSRNRSKSIRAVNSKHKTPTSKEIIRSAIGEAIIDSPTISTFIQRLEENNIGVLPKMRGDELLGFTYIHNDVKIAGYQVYKPYSWNKLQSEYGLTFDQQRDVSKLQQAKTNAISRINNNIFSKIEYNTIDKPTSDSTGDSGGATDDSSNFGISTNIRKNSYTDERLTITPILESKLAPVSAAAKKKVQNPPQPEQSQEQPLPSKEKQPSIELPLPLNQNTSSSVETEVEKQLPLQQEELVQPTPERKLLGIELQKEEEQSRAKEKNTAALACNDTGVPSSTEEDLPSVSLDKTKTYPLQQSHHAITDSVKENYSTARLPEEEALGSTPEETLQHQSEVSTPAQADGFLTPNTLPLTLEHLPSVITNYMLVTNSPRIKGRELSASLHENILTVYRHQDDTPVMQTRYVEGNWYEEKPTRLNENEIEQIESLRTFTQQALINKSQSKGGIEQ, from the coding sequence TTGATTCCAGTCATATACAAAAAACCAAACTTTCTCGATACGCTCAAGTATGTCTTGGAGAAGGATGATGCTGCGATTGTCGATACCAATATGATGGGAACAAGCCCACATCAATTCAACGAACAGTTCCTTAGTACCAAATACACGAACAAGGCGGTCAAACGTCAGTGCGCCCATCTCATTATTGCGATCGCACACCGTCGGGACTACCACGAACATTTATCGGATAGTCAGTATAGCTATGTAGCAAGGGAGTATCTCAAAGACATGGGATATTTGCCTGCATATGAATCACCCCACGCCACGAGTCAGTTCGTTGCAGTCAGACATCATGACCGCGACCACGAACATTTGCATATAATTGCCTCTCGTATTCGGTTAGACGGTAGCCTGGTTAATGACTCCTACGACTATTTCAACTCCCAGGTTTCAACTAGACGAATCGCAGCTCAATTAGGATTGGAAGTAACACCAACGACAAATGAAGCCGTCGCTTCTAGGTTAGAACAAGAGTACGGGATAACTGCACTTACAAGTCGCAACCGCTCGAAAAGTATTAGAGCAGTCAACAGTAAGCACAAAACCCCAACCAGTAAGGAAATTATCCGTTCAGCAATAGGGGAGGCTATAATTGATAGTCCCACCATCTCTACGTTTATCCAACGCCTAGAGGAAAACAACATTGGAGTATTACCCAAGATGCGGGGGGATGAATTACTCGGCTTTACCTATATCCACAATGATGTCAAAATAGCTGGTTATCAGGTATACAAACCCTATAGTTGGAACAAACTTCAGTCTGAATACGGATTGACATTTGACCAACAAAGGGATGTAAGCAAACTCCAACAAGCCAAAACAAATGCAATTAGCCGCATCAACAATAATATTTTCAGTAAAATAGAATACAATACTATTGACAAACCTACTAGTGATAGCACAGGGGACAGCGGTGGCGCTACTGATGATAGCTCCAATTTTGGGATTAGTACAAATATACGGAAAAACAGTTATACAGATGAGAGGCTAACAATAACACCAATTTTAGAAAGTAAGTTGGCTCCAGTTTCTGCCGCAGCAAAGAAGAAAGTACAGAACCCACCGCAACCAGAACAATCCCAAGAACAGCCACTTCCCTCAAAAGAAAAACAGCCCTCTATCGAACTACCGCTACCATTGAATCAAAATACTTCTTCATCAGTTGAAACTGAAGTAGAAAAACAACTACCGCTACAGCAGGAGGAATTGGTACAGCCAACTCCAGAAAGAAAACTTCTTGGGATTGAACTACAAAAAGAAGAAGAACAATCTCGCGCAAAGGAAAAAAATACAGCAGCACTAGCTTGCAACGACACTGGTGTACCTTCCTCCACAGAGGAAGATCTACCGTCTGTTAGTTTAGATAAAACAAAAACATATCCGCTTCAACAAAGCCACCATGCGATTACAGACTCAGTGAAAGAGAATTATTCCACCGCACGACTTCCCGAAGAGGAAGCACTAGGAAGCACCCCAGAAGAAACTTTACAACACCAGTCAGAAGTCAGCACACCGGCTCAAGCCGATGGCTTCCTTACACCCAATACCCTGCCTCTTACTCTTGAACATCTACCTTCAGTCATCACTAACTACATGCTTGTTACCAACAGTCCTCGCATCAAAGGACGGGAGTTGAGTGCAAGCCTACATGAAAACATCCTGACTGTTTACCGTCACCAAGATGATACCCCTGTAATGCAAACCCGCTACGTGGAAGGAAATTGGTATGAAGAAAAACCCACCCGACTCAACGAAAATGAAATCGAACAAATCGAAAGCTTGCGGACTTTTACTCAACAAGCGCTAATCAACAAATCACAATCCAAAGGGGGAATTGAGCAGTAA